Within Quercus lobata isolate SW786 chromosome 5, ValleyOak3.0 Primary Assembly, whole genome shotgun sequence, the genomic segment TCATATctctttattttgttgttgtttcaattttgttttggttatcCTGCGTTAATAATGGGTGATCAATTAAATATCCAATGCACCAACTTGATTGGCTCTTGAAAAGTATGatgatctcttttttttttttcttttttagaaaaagagCATGATAATTTTGGAttaatatttgttaataaaaaaaagttgaacatTTGATTGAGGAGGTTTAAATATAGTTCAACTACTACTTTTAGTATGGGACCGTTTTGGTCCCTATTGTCTAAAAAATGTATAAAGATAATCACGTAGTGGTTGGACGGTTTAAGTTTAATACAAGGAATACTACAAAAGCTTTACCAACCCACTGGCCACTGCCTTTACCTTTGCATATTAATGAATGCCACAGCACCACTTTTCACAACAAGTAgtcaaaaaaaggaaacattCATAATCTTTGGATTCTAAAGTTCTCAGTCTCATAATCTAATTTAAAATATCTTCTGGACATATAGAATGTACCTATTTTTACTTTAGTTTGGATGTACTATGTTCTGGCCGTCTGATTTGTAGTCATATAATCAAAGGATTATcaagtttgagagagagagagaaaggaaaaaaaaaaattatcttatatgTCTGATATATGCATTCACCCTCTTATAATAATATGGGAGTTTAAAATGACTAGGGGATTCACAGATGGTAAGAGGAAAGatgcataaaataattattagagaaaaagataaaaaaaagcaTCGACAATATAGAAAGGCGTGGACAAAAAGATGAAGAAgccaaaatagaagaaaatgtTCCCTCTGGATTCCATTGCCTTTGTCTTTAGGTTACTTTAAGAAACTTGAATTGTCTATCTTCCTTATCTGTATATTGGAAGCAGCACCAGGAGAAGACAAGAAGCAGCAAAACAGATAGGAGCTGTGTCTGTTCTTGTAGTTGTAGACCCTGACTGTAAAGCAGCCTACGATACACTAGAGCCACAAAATGCTGCTTggaaaaactatatataaaaccaaGACCCTTTTTCAGAAAACTCTTGAAAACCTCCAGTATATCTTCTTTGGAGGGTACCAGAAGCTTTCAAAACCAGCTTCCTTCAGTCCCTTCTCTCGTCGCAGTGGCAAGCGAAAAGATCATCAAAGAGATCAATTCTATACTAATTTTTGTGATGAATGGGAGGCCAATCTATGTAAGGCGAAGGAGAGCTACGATAATAGTATAATGGCCTCAAAAGATCCCAAGAAGGAAGAAGATGCATGTGGTGGAAGCTTCATGAAGTTTGCAAAGCAAAGTCCTGTGGACAGCATAGAAGAAGGGGTggtaaaagaaaagaacaaagaaagtcCCCAAATAGAGAAAGGAGAAGAGTCATGTTCTAAGAAAATGAATGGAGCTTGCCAAGGTTTAGCGCAAAAGAAGAAGGATTTGGAAATGATGGGTGTAGGTGATGTGGAACAAGTGTTGGACATAGAAGAGGCTCTTCACTACTATTCTCGCCTTACAAGCCCGGTTTACCTAGACATTGTCGACAAATTTTTCACAGACATGTACACAGAATTCTCTGCTCCGCATGCCTCTGCCAGCATCAACAATTCGAAGAGACTTGACTCGATTAGCGTGTAGATGGCCATAGTAGTGAGTTTTTCTTTGTGCATATGGATTTGCTTTTTCTTTAtcttgttttcctttctttaatttccttttcttttgtttgtgtttttgtgagTTTGATTTTCATTTCCAGCTTTATTGACCATTCTTAAGTGTCTCCCAATTGATATTTTCCTGAGTCTGTCTTGTTACCAATAGACAAAATAAATTCTTCATGAAGTTAAAAGAGTTATTATTTCCACCCCCATTACTTGGGGTCTATGTATTCGTTCTTTAACATGAATTTCTCTGTGGAGATGCTTGGATACAACACTTGTTTACTGTACATTGAGCTAAAGTAATATCATTcttactttcaagtttcaaccatCATGAGTGTATTGGGTATTCCCTTTTCACACACCGACACACGTTTGGTCTCGGTCGGTGCAAAAGCATGCCCATTAGAATAACTATACATCTACAAACCCTGTTGTGAGAGGAATGAAACAATCTAATGCTACAAAGTAATgaatacaacaaaaattttcagaaaatccaCTACCATTTTTTCGTTGAATAAAGAAAAACCAATAGCAATTATCTGTTTTCTGGGTCCTGAAACTATGGCAGAAACAGCAGAGATCTATTAATGTATCTTAGTATCTAAACATTTCAAACCACTATAGACTTGAGAGACTGCAACTGTAGCAGGTGAAATAGAATGCATATAGCACATGTAACAGTTGCCTGAACAAGTATAACAGCCCATTCCAACCCctccacacccccccccccccccccaaaaaaaaaagggggaaagaaaACCTTCCTCACCCCACTTTTGAACAATTGAGGCGGATATGACCCGTTGGTGCTGTCAAGACTTGGAGGTTTGAGAGCTTCATCATTGCCAGGGCAAAGTCTCGGCGGAAAAAGGAGGTATGTGAAGCATATGCTCTGACCCAATTCCCAGTCTCTTCCCCTGCCATTAGCTGCTGGTCAACATAAAGGATTCCTCTACCTTGCAAAAGACTATGGTAGTACAGGGTTCCAAAAGGTGATCTAGGCCCCTCGTAGTCCATAGCCATTCCAGGCTCCTCAGGTGAGGAAGATGGCAAGCCGTCGTGGGAAGGTGATTGTTGTGCTCCTGATGATGACAGTGAGCTGCCATAAGAATAGGCTGTTGctgaagaggaagaggaagatgtGTGGGTGTTACTGCATTTTGATCTCATGAGGTTCAGGAAACTTGTTTCTACAGATGGGTCAGGCCCATCAGTACCGCTGAAGTTGTAGAGACGGTTTTGCAAGAATTTGCAGTGGATCACACCGATGCTGTGGGCACCTGGGAGTAAGGAAACACTCAGATTCTGATTCATTATAAATAACAGATATTTTTGAAAGAACGGTATCATTTCTATATCCAAccaaaagtaaagaaaaagaagaaaccgGACATTACACACATGAAAGACAAATTCATATCAATCAAACACTCCGACCAGGGGTTTCATGGGCACAAACTCGCAAAGTACAAATGAGTAAGTTAAGATAGAAAGCGATTAATTAAAGgcatttttctatcattttcgATGGAGATGAATCATGTTAACTTCAGTCAATTCCAGCATAATGTCAATCAACATATGTGATTAACTTAACTCACTCAAGTTTGATTACTTAGAAAACTGTCATTATCTTTAGCAGATGCTGAGAAAACTGAGGAAAAGAGAGTGCAATTCTGATGTGTATTATGTTGTATTCTCATTCAAGAAAAGCGGAAACAACTTAGCTCAATTAAGCCACACTATTTACTGCCCTCAGTTGTGTTAATGTTTCCTCAGGTCCTAATTACTGAATCATGTAATATTAACAAGTTGGTCTTAGTAAATTTAGAACATAAATTTGGTACTTTTACTTAGCATCCAAAGGGATGATGATTTAAATAACAGAGGTTTATATATACAAAGAACTTTAACATGTCTTTGAGCTACTGGCCGATCTACAGGACTATCAATCAACAGGTTAATTCAATTGATGAGAACTTATACCTAAGAGACTGACAGCTTCTCTTTCATCAAATCCTCTTGATGCAAAAGATGCAAGGGTTTGGGATAGATCATGAAAGGGTGAAGGAAGCTCATTTGTTGCAAGGTCTGAGAAAGAATTAGAGCTGTCTCTCCTACCAGTACACAGAGGATAGAATGGACCACCAGCCTGAAATTCACAGTTTTAGTATActtttatgagagagagagagagagagaggtgcaTTTACCAAAGCAACACTATCTCTGGCTGCCAAAACAAGAATGTCAGCACAAGAAACAACTCCAGGGCATGCTTCTTCGAGCTCTGACTTGATAATGCCAATTACATCAAAACCTTTTAACGTTTCATTAGGAGGAGACTCTTTCTCGGAATCAATTCCTTCAGCAGCATCCAACAGAACAGAAGCGTCACATCCCTGCACCACTatcaaattcaataaaaaacaaGGAACAAGAAAACTACCTACACAAACtaggaaaaattattacaagGAATGGATCAATATCTGGAAGTTCTAACAATATCCACatcaaatgtgaaaaagtaaaaacaagcAACATTGATTAATCATTTCGAAACCCGAATTCCAAATAGATCTCACAAAGCCTgaacaaatcccacaataaCTTCTACAAGAAAGAACAAGCTTTCACATAAATACTGTTCAAACTTGTACAAATaagaaagaacacaaagaacccATAATTACCATCAGCAATGTTTTAAAGCAACACGTATAAAAAACAACAAGAAAGCACAAGAAAAACTCACCTCAATGAAGCAGTCATGGAAGACAAGCCGGAGGAGGGCAGGAACCACATCAGGCCGAGCTTCATGCAGACGCTGGACAACGGCTCGAACAATTTGCTCGGCTTGCGGACACGAATTGCGGTAGAAATTGTACTCAAGTGACCCTGAATCATTGAACTCAAGAACATCTTTCTTTGAAGACAAAACCATGGGCCGAGGCAATGGCGAAGCCGAGAAAACCAAAGATGAATTCACTGAAGAAGACCATCTAGCAGTGGTAATACCCTTCTTGGGTTCAGCATTTTGGTTCTTGAGAGAGATCCAAACGCatagtaaaaatataagaagGCTTAATTTTCTCATTAGCTCTATGTCAAAGATTGGAATTAGCATTTGATTTTGtgttgtgtacttggtttcatGGACTTGTTTTAAAGATGATGGTGGCGGGAAAGGTTGTGTGAAATGACGGAATGCCCCTTTAGCTTAAAAGTTGTTAAGTTAGTTGAAAATGTAGTAGATTGTGTTGTCCTTGAAATTGAGATTGATCATGGCCGTTGATGGACATGAGTCACTGCTGTTTGGTGGGCCTTATATGAATATGAGTAATGGTCTAAATTGATCATTGCTATTTGGGGCACATAGTACCATATGCAAATATggacaaaataatataaagacaATTAAAAGGAAGAGTACACAGAAATAGGACCAAAAACAGTTTTGAATAAAGCCCATGTAGCCATGAGCCCATGACTCCAAGTCCCAACTACAAGTCCAAGTATGTTCATCTAACCCCATtttacacaaaaataaataaataaagtcagaaatactattttggtccctacattttggcctcattttcattttggtctctatttttttattttatcacttttagtacctaaaatgaaaaatgcgTTCTATTTTAGTTTCTATCGTCATCTCACTAATGGAAATTATCTACATAGCAGACGGAGTGCACTGTTGGCACACTAAATGGTAATGTGaccatttaaaagaaaaaattttatgtgggttccaattagctcaactggtaaagtctctgattgttgtataagagatttgaggttcaatccccgcctacaccaaaattgattggtgtcttggtctgataataaatagctattatcaggagcggacgccataggttgaaactctctctaaaaaaaaaaaaagttttatatatagatcAATAACGGTTGAGtacaaatacaattttgattgctacagtattctttctctatttttctgatcCCTTCCTCaaggagggtctcttacattatataactcTTTTTAGACCATTTTGATCCTACACTTATAGGTCATCTGAGCCCTTATTTGAGTACCTGTTCCATTAGATATCCTTTTTGGTTTTCTGTGAGCTGTGGTAGTCAAGGCAACACTGTTTAGAGGTCTTCTCCAAATAAATGTGGCCAAAAAAGTAGTTGCAGTGCATTCAATGCGATGATAGCAgattttccttagatatttttgggttcccctcctcgtatgttcatgatgcACATCTTTATCACTAGAGTTTCATGGAAGGTCACTCTGATTATTATAATACAGtattctttctctattcttctGATCCCTTCCTCaaggagggtctcttacattatatagctctttTTAGACCATTTTGATCCTACACTTATAGGTCATCTGAGCTCTTATTTGAGTACCTGTTCCATTAGATATCCTTTTTGGTTTTCTGTGAGCTGTGGTAGtcaaggcaacactgttcagaggtcttctccacataaatgtggccaaaaaagtagttgcagtgcattcaatgtgATGATAGCAgattttccttagatatttttgggttcccctcctcgtatgttcatgatgcACATCTCTATCACTAGAGTTTCATGGAAGGTCACTCTGATTATTATAATACATATTTGAGCTGTACTTATCATTtccgaggagatattcctcctcaGACAATCTTTCTATTTGTATCTTGTTTATTAAATCTTGAGTCTAAACCGTTCATTACCAttcattcctcctcggaccactcACGCTCTTGGCTAAGGCCCAATGaccaatatataatttgagcCCTTAATCCTATACCACccatgatttgttgtgaaaatattataaatgtagTACTTCTCTTATTTTAATGATCACGTTAGCATTTAATGTGCTAACAGTGCATTCCGTCTATCACATAAACAATTTCCACTAGTGATATGACAGTAAGAACAAAAAtagaacccttttttttttttttcattttagagactaaaagcgctaaaataaaaaagtaatgaccaaaatgaaaatgagGCCAAAATATAGGGATGAAAATTGTATTTCtgctaaaaataaaagagagagaaagggtaGATTCTCAAGTGTTAAATTTTGGCGTAGGTGGAAAAAACAGATCCATGGTCCATTACATTTAGCTGTACCACATGCTTCATAATGTATCACATTCATTACAAACTGAATACAATCAATCAATCCTGTTCACGGATTTTGGCTTTGGACAGGTTACGTTGGATAAGATTCATTACCATTTTTTCACGGATCAATGTCCCCTCATTATCAGGCTTATTAATTTCACATATATTTTCACATTATGGGTGGCCATTGTTTAGCTGTCTCCTTCAATGCGATGACAAAGACGTTCTTTATGACTTTCATCTAGAGTTAAAATTTCTGATATCACACTGCTGAAGAATGCCATATGGCTTGTGGCTTCATAAATATGAGTAACCTGCACAAGGGGCATAAAGGAGTGTTTGTCTTATAGAATCGACCACTAGAAAACAAGCGGTAAATGAATCCAACAGGAATATTCaatcaattaatcaaattaCAATGCTTTCAAGCTTTACAGTAGGCATGCCCGGTTGGCACATGAATCCAATACTTTGTCTATAAATTGcttatggggaaaaaaattatagcaatgATATACTGTGAAAGAGAAACTGGACCTTGCGCAAAGGAAATCTCCAACCCCTCAAACCCAGTAAAGATTACAAACGATACAGATTGGCTATTGAAAAATCCAGCACTGCCACTTGGGATGCCATATCAAATCATGCTccaattgaatttgaaaaatgCATAACCCATCACCAAGCCACTAACCTTGCAATTATATTCTTAAAGCATTACCCAGTAGAATTTTACTAGCATTTGCCCTTCCAAATGAAATCAGTAACCAGAAGCAGATACTAAAACATTATGCTCCTTCAAACGCCTCTGGAAATGAGCCAAACGATTTTGTAGTTGCATGATTCCTGCAGCCTTCTGAGATAGAATGGTATTCAATCTAGAAACATAATCATCCAGTTGATTCCCAGGTTGGTCAGCCTCAACCAGTAGGTTCATCTCCTGCAAATGCAAATGAAACATGTAAAAATGGATGCAAACTAGTCATCAATTGAAGTCCTCACATCaagtttacacaataaataGAAGCTAGATGAATTTCTGATTTGAGAGTCCCCAAGGAACTCTCTCGTGGTGTAGGATACAGCATACTAAACATTGCCATGAATATCATTTTATCCCCTCTGGCAGAGACCATGCATATGATTACATTCCAAAGTTAAGCCTTAATGGTCAGTAAAGATACTAAATAACAAACTCTAAGGAAGAATTCATCAAATCACACACCTCTTTAACAATATTCATAGTATCCTCCACTTGTTTCCGATGAGCATTTACAAGATCTTCCTCCTCCTGAAAACAAGCAACAATAGCTTTACTTGTCAAATAATGTTGGTTTATGCATAAATTCAATGTATcatttgttgagtgtttttACCTGTAAGAGGGCACTCAGATCATCATCTGAATGGGACTTCTTGGGTTCAACTTTTGGCAGGTCCCCCCATTTAGTCTGACCATTGGGTTTCCTTATTTTGTCTTCGGAAGTAGAGAGATTGAATGGCTCTAGCTTCCCATTCTTCTTCCATAAAGGTTTCCCTTGCTCATATGACTCCTCAGTTGCATCAAAATCATCTCTTTCAGTTTGTTCAGGCCATGAATCAATTATGTCATCCTCAAAGTTGGATGCAGGCACTGAAGACAATGGTACAGTTGTTGATTCCTTAAGGTTGAAGGTTGATGATAATATATCCTTTTTAGGATTGTTTCCTTTCGAAAGGCTCTTCACTCTgaaatgtaatttttctttttatattaggaTATTCTATTGGAAAGGGGCAGGGATTGTTTAAAAATGAGTACAATCAAGActagaaaatttattttgataaaaatacttattttcacCTGTCAGCATATCTTAATGTGTTCAGAGTATGTTCACATGATCCCGAGCTGGGAGATATGCATGATATCATAACAGTGCGTGAGTCACCAACAAATGAATCCCTCAAAACTTCGGTTAATTTGCTGCCTCTGAAAGGAATATGACCCTGGTCATTGTCAAGAGCTCTAATGCATTCCTTTAATGCAAGTAAGCTCTTATTGATCTCAGCACCTTCCATTCTGCATAACATATTTTGAAACAGCTAATTAACAAgcaaatcaagaaaagaaagagcaaaaattacataaatagcATATTTTACCATTCATCACTTAAAATTACTTTATTAGTACCATCACTATCATACAAGAAACGCTAGAGAGAGAAACATGGAGAGATGTTAACTTTAGCTACTATAAACCTAATGGTAAAATATGAGCATTGAAACCTCCTTTGGCAAGCATATCTCCCTATGTCAATATAAACAATCAGAATGTACAATATAATGGGCCTAGAGTAGTATagttaaaaacattttttgggttataaaattttaataagtcTACTCACATTATTATTTTCCactgaattattttattttgatgcaAATAAGTTTGCCCATTCATTTTTTAAACCCTTATGAGTGCAGCAGTGACTCAATGAGTAAGACAATGGAAAAGTACAATTAGAAAGATATCCTAGGTTTAACCTGCCCAATAGTGACTCAATGAACTTAATACACATCATATATTTTTCCTACTGTGAGAAATGTTATTAGACTACAAAGCAGATAGGTTAGCTTTCTTCATGGATTAAAAATGAAGCAAAGCATTACCATACCTTGTCTGTTTATCATTATCTGTAGTGTCTGCACCACGTTCACTTCCAGCAAGATCTATAAAGGAGAGCTTTCCAACACCACGAGGTGGCTTTGATTCATTGCCATCAACAGACCTCTTGATAGCAAGCTGAAGTATGGCATGTGAACGGGAGGATTCTTCATTTGCACCCGTTGTTCCAGTACTTCTTGTGGCACTTCCTTTCTCAATGAGTTCCTTAATGGTTTCCACATCTGATACTTTGTACTCTTGCAAACCGACTATGCAAACTTGCTGCTTCCCATCCTCTCTCATGCAAAGTTTTCTGCAATATCATAGCTATAGTTTTGGAACAAATTTTGAGATGGCAAACTTTAACCAAATGGGGGAGGCTATAACTTACTTCCGATCATTGAGGAGATCAAAAAGTTTTCCTCCATAAATTTCAAAGAAGCTGACAAACAACTGAAACCCTTGATTCCTATAAGTATGGTGCATCAACCTCAAGATATCACGTGAT encodes:
- the LOC115991289 gene encoding kinesin-like protein KIN-13B isoform X2 — its product is MNGVGRQGQRSGAAGVHHQRQYSDNFLESSSNGRWLQSTGLQHLYSSSSSSTNPSLPPLQDYGFYGGGGGGGQGSRMYRNAQRGFNGGNEFLLEPSTPPGPGNSRSRKNNGGGGGGGGGEDSPGGDFSPGLLDLHSFDTELLPEMPVSGLYDGASLYRPVRGRSFDDSEPYINNKQTGRTRGLPENNLLKSFAADKEKSSSVAKIKVVVRKRPLNKKELAKNEEDIIDTHSNSVTVHETKLKVDLTEYVEKHEFFFDAVLNEEVSNDEVYRETVEPIVPIIFQRTKATCFAYGQTGSGKTYTMKPLPLKASRDILRLMHHTYRNQGFQLFVSFFEIYGGKLFDLLNDRKKLCMREDGKQQVCIVGLQEYKVSDVETIKELIEKGSATRSTGTTGANEESSRSHAILQLAIKRSVDGNESKPPRGVGKLSFIDLAGSERGADTTDNDKQTRMEGAEINKSLLALKECIRALDNDQGHIPFRGSKLTEVLRDSFVGDSRTVMISCISPSSGSCEHTLNTLRYADRVKSLSKGNNPKKDILSSTFNLKESTTVPLSSVPASNFEDDIIDSWPEQTERDDFDATEESYEQGKPLWKKNGKLEPFNLSTSEDKIRKPNGQTKWGDLPKVEPKKSHSDDDLSALLQEEEDLVNAHRKQVEDTMNIVKEEMNLLVEADQPGNQLDDYVSRLNTILSQKAAGIMQLQNRLAHFQRRLKEHNVLVSASGY
- the LOC115992879 gene encoding putative Peroxidase 48; this translates as MLIPIFDIELMRKLSLLIFLLCVWISLKNQNAEPKKGITTARWSSSVNSSLVFSASPLPRPMVLSSKKDVLEFNDSGSLEYNFYRNSCPQAEQIVRAVVQRLHEARPDVVPALLRLVFHDCFIEGCDASVLLDAAEGIDSEKESPPNETLKGFDVIGIIKSELEEACPGVVSCADILVLAARDSVALAGGPFYPLCTGRRDSSNSFSDLATNELPSPFHDLSQTLASFASRGFDEREAVSLLGAHSIGVIHCKFLQNRLYNFSGTDGPDPSVETSFLNLMRSKCSNTHTSSSSSSATAYSYGSSLSSSGAQQSPSHDGLPSSSPEEPGMAMDYEGPRSPFGTLYYHSLLQGRGILYVDQQLMAGEETGNWVRAYASHTSFFRRDFALAMMKLSNLQVLTAPTGHIRLNCSKVG
- the LOC115991289 gene encoding kinesin-like protein KIN-13B isoform X1, with amino-acid sequence MNGVGRQGQRSGAAGVHHQRQYSDNFLESSSNGRWLQSTGLQHLYSSSSSSTNPSLPPLQQDYGFYGGGGGGGQGSRMYRNAQRGFNGGNEFLLEPSTPPGPGNSRSRKNNGGGGGGGGGEDSPGGDFSPGLLDLHSFDTELLPEMPVSGLYDGASLYRPVRGRSFDDSEPYINNKQTGRTRGLPENNLLKSFAADKEKSSSVAKIKVVVRKRPLNKKELAKNEEDIIDTHSNSVTVHETKLKVDLTEYVEKHEFFFDAVLNEEVSNDEVYRETVEPIVPIIFQRTKATCFAYGQTGSGKTYTMKPLPLKASRDILRLMHHTYRNQGFQLFVSFFEIYGGKLFDLLNDRKKLCMREDGKQQVCIVGLQEYKVSDVETIKELIEKGSATRSTGTTGANEESSRSHAILQLAIKRSVDGNESKPPRGVGKLSFIDLAGSERGADTTDNDKQTRMEGAEINKSLLALKECIRALDNDQGHIPFRGSKLTEVLRDSFVGDSRTVMISCISPSSGSCEHTLNTLRYADRVKSLSKGNNPKKDILSSTFNLKESTTVPLSSVPASNFEDDIIDSWPEQTERDDFDATEESYEQGKPLWKKNGKLEPFNLSTSEDKIRKPNGQTKWGDLPKVEPKKSHSDDDLSALLQEEEDLVNAHRKQVEDTMNIVKEEMNLLVEADQPGNQLDDYVSRLNTILSQKAAGIMQLQNRLAHFQRRLKEHNVLVSASGY
- the LOC115992337 gene encoding uncharacterized protein LOC115992337 codes for the protein MLLGKTIYKTKTLFQKTLENLQYIFFGGYQKLSKPASFSPFSRRSGKRKDHQRDQFYTNFCDEWEANLCKAKESYDNSIMASKDPKKEEDACGGSFMKFAKQSPVDSIEEGVVKEKNKESPQIEKGEESCSKKMNGACQGLAQKKKDLEMMGVGDVEQVLDIEEALHYYSRLTSPVYLDIVDKFFTDMYTEFSAPHASASINNSKRLDSISV